A stretch of DNA from Halictus rubicundus isolate RS-2024b chromosome 13, iyHalRubi1_principal, whole genome shotgun sequence:
TGCgttgtataattttaataaaattatttattacaataaacgataaataaaataatataatttagtcTACGAGGTAACgttattgctaaccgtttcacTCGTCCTTTAAAATATACTTTAACAATACTTccgaaattaaacaaaaatgagtaatgaGAGGCATAATGTTCAACCtggtaaaataattttattattaattttatgaaaaagGAAAACAGATGATACAATTGTAATTCGTTATTAAACGTCTTCTCGAACAACATGTTTCTCTTTTTCCGAAACAAACGGTACAGTTCCCGGTTTAGAATGAGTACGCCTGTTAGCCTCCCTATAAACAAACAAAGTAGTAAAATAATCCACaataattaatgtaaaaatCTCATTTTTCCTTGATACATACTTTCGTTTACTTTTCTCGCGAATCGTGCGCAGCTCCTCTCTTGCTTTGTAAATGTGTTTCGGAACTTGTCTATGCCGAGCAATTCGTTTCACTTGAGGATGTGCTGCGAACTTTTCTTTCAATGCATCACTATAATTGAGACTTGCCTTTTCCCTAGGTTTCAACTGAAATAACATACTTCGTTAatcaattaaataataatttctctAGTACCTTTTCATACCAAaattaatattacaaaattagaACTATACTTAACAGTCGTCCAAAATCAATATCACTTATATCAATATCAGctaacataaaaaaaatttttatttcagttacACACCACACCCAGCTTCTCTGACGCCCTAGACTTCCAAATTCTGATGTTCATTTCATCGCTGCCACTGAGAATATATTTGTTGTCCAGAGACCACGATACGCACGTTAATCTTTGCATACGTTTCGTGTGGTATATTTCTCGGGAATGACCCTTGTTAGACTCGAATATGCGAATCGATTTATCGTAACTGCCAGTCACAAATTCTCGTCCAGTCGGCGAGTAGTCAACGTCGATCACAGCATCCACGTGATCCATATGTACATTTATTGGTGTTTTCAACTTGCGTATATCGTAAGTATATAAACTAAAgtggaaatattaatattttcactgtatatatttatacagtTTGTAATAACACAATGTCTTCCAGAAACATTGTAACTTATTATtactatgaaaatatttttcactatttttcaaCATACTTGTAGTCTTCATTAGCGCATGTGAAAGTTACAGCTTCCATGGGGTTCCATGACAACTTATTGGTTCTTAGCCTCATGAATACTTTCCTCAGAGGTCCTGTTTCTCTAGCATCATACAAGATGATACTACGGTCGCTTGCACAAGCAGCTATGAAATATATTTAGATGTCCATCATTATAGAAAAACATATTTTCCTATGTGAGTAAGAGTTATTCATAAATTTTACCAAGCAGATTGGACTGTACTGGATTGTATTTAACATCGTATAAACTATCAACACCCCATTTGAACGTCTGAATCGGTTCATTTCTGGTTTCTTCCCAGAGATGGCATGCTTCCCCACATGTTGCAAATATAGGTTGATCTCGATGATGAGAAATTCCACTAATCATGGTCTATAACATGTTGCAAATCTTATGTTTATCTTAATCTAAATGTTTATCTTTATATTAATCTAAATTCTGTATCCGGAACAAATTCTTCTTGTTCAGATTCTTTTAATCTTACTTTGCTGATGATTGTATTTATAGGTTCCTCTTCTGCGCCAAACAATGGTTTTTCTGTTTTCCACAATTTAATAGTTTTGTCATCACCAACGGTGGTAATATGGCTGGCATTCACACCATATACAATGCCACGTATTATACCATCGTGAGCTAAAATTGTACGCTCGCAGGTTTTCTGAGTAAGATTCCATACTTTGACTTCCCCATCTAATGCTCCGCTGACAAGCGTAGACAATTCCATGGGATGTTTACAAAGAATAGCTACCCCATCCTTATGGCCTTCTAAATTCCCTATAAAAGGTTTCGCAAATACCCTGTCCAGTTTTACTGCGTTCAGCGCCCTGGTATATTCTCTGGCTGCTTCGAAAGGATGTAAAGCTGGATCATAGTTCCTAGGAACTGAACACatcatatatatttatttcaagatCAAACGTACTTACCTGTTAACGAAGTTTGATCGCAACTACACGAAAAAGCATCGTTCGAGAGATTGCAATCGAACGAAAGAGGTAAATGAACgataattcaattatattcctATATGTAACTTTACAAACCTACTTACAACAGCTGAGAAATGCTACAGTTGTTACATACCATATAATTATGACATTATTTACGAATGGAACAAATGCTaaagaatataattttttcatagtAAAAGGAAAGATAATAAACGTTTAACTATCCACTCACTTTTGTGAATATCACGTGCCGTTTCTCGTAAATAATCGTCAGGATTTCTTGTTAACACTTTCACCTTCATTTTGTTACACAGTAATAGAGAAACGGTTAACGTACATTTATTTAATCATCACAGGTAAACACAAAACATGTGGCAGAGAGGAAATCAGAATGAGAGTGCTAACGCCCGGAATTTCGGTGTcaccggtatagtgctgccctctAGCCTAATTTTTAACCTGGATCACTCGAatatcgtgagacacgaaaccccatttggtgattggtctactcctatacctcgtttgtGCTTGCGCAAATGGTCGTTACCATGTGCGACACGGTTCCCGACCCACAATCCACATTATATGTACGAGAAGAGAATATTATGTACAcgtttatattgtattttaacacaatcatttttatgtaagcATCggcaatgaataaataaagacaatgtaatgaaaagacGTACATCTgcgtatttaattattgaaccctcaatttttcccgaaaCTCCGACTTGACGTTGAGTTATACTACTGAGTTTCTAATtctcgtgccacctccttcgacatcatgttctcctaatacaaaagttcaatttccgaaaattctcgaaaatttcgagcgtctggcttgtcgttgacttgtactactgaattttgtGCCACCTCCGTCGAtattatgttctcctaatacaacgtttaaattttggaaaaaatttccgaaatttttcgtaatttcggccgtctgacttgtcgttgacttgtatcactgaattttggaaaaaatttcgagcgtctggcATGTCGTCGACTTGTACGACtgatttcgtgccacctccttcgatattatgttctcctaatacaaaagttcaattttcgaaaaatttccgaaatttccggaatttcgagcgtctggcttgtcgtcgacttgtactactgaatttcgtgccacctccttcgatattatgttctcctaatacaaaagttcaattttcgaaaaatttccgaaattttcggaatttcgagcgtctggcttgtcgtcgacttgtactactgaatttcgtgccacctccttcgatattatgttctcctaatacaaaagttcaattttcgaaaaatttccgaaattttcggaatttcggccgtctggcttgtcgttgacttgtactactgaatttcgtgccacctccttggATATTATGTtttcctaatacaaaagttcggttttcggaattttcgaaattttgtcGAAAATCCAACTTTGTATTcggagaatatgatatcgaaggaggtggcacgaaaattcagtagtacaagtcaacgacaagccagacgctcgaaattttctgatttctactaggagaacatgatagcaaaagaggtggcacCAAATTTAATGTTGTAGGGTGGAGAAAGAAGAACACATTGACTgttgtaattaatattctttatttctgaTCAAATAAATTCCCATGTTAAACGCGTACATtacaaaatagaagaaaatagAACTAAAATGTAGCAGTATGAGCTGTTTCGCATGCAGGTCGAGTCGTAGAAAGACCCTAAAGCAGTTTCTGATGCATGGTAATGTCGCACGATACTTGCAGTTAGTCCTGATCCATGCCACAGTACCTCGTCGGTGCCACAGGCTAAATGAAACTGGTTCTGATTCGAGCTAGAAAAGATGTAGGTTCTGTTACCACACACATGTAGAATTTTCGCAATTGGCGTTCGTGAGAAAGCGCGCGTATATATATAAGAATCTGAACTATCTTGTCATGACTTAGTAAGGTCAAGGAAGGGAGGAGTGGTAACTGTCAACAATTTGCAAGGATTAAATCGTACAAAGTAAGTAGTTACTTCCAACATAGTATACATGCATTGACATTCAAATGATCTACGCGAAAATGGAAGTATGCTTCAATTGTTAATTACAGTAACGATTCAACACATTGTTGCTGTGAAAGAGAAACGTCACTTGAAAGATTCCAATTGTTCGGTCAAGGTTAATATATAGTCCGAAACGGCACGTGTTTCCACTTAGAGATTTTGTTATAAACGTTTTATTTATAGAAACATAACCTCTCAGAAACGCGGGACAGCATATATTAAATTGTTCGAGATAAATTACACTTGTTTGTAAAGCTGTAATTAtctttaaatattcaaatataaaaaaatagtatttaaatatacgaaattaatatttagtGTATTTCGTTTGAATGTTAGATAATTACATTCAGAAATACAATATATGAAAGAAGTAACtttatattttgaaaacaaatGATTCTCATTCaaatttttgaacatttatagAATGTTTAGTGCAAGATTTTTGAAACAATTTAAACTACCAATTAGACAACTAAATACTACTTCAATAAGGAGAAAGATACCTGCAGGTGGTGAGCAACCACCTAAACCTGTAGCTAATGAGCAACCATCTAAATCTGCAGCTGCTACTGAGCAACCAACAAAGGCTACTAAATCAGACACCTATTCTGTCCTATGTAGGTATTAGTATAATTTATATGCAGTGACTCCGTATGTTAAACgagcgaaaagaaaaaatatgttCTTTTGTATGCTTTAGCAAATATGCATTATGTATCGAATTTTGATAAACGTGTGCTGGTATGGGTTAAAAAATATCCTAGTGTAGATCAAATTCCAAGAATGGTACCGTAAGTATATTCGCCTGTAGCATTTTAAAGAGATTATTTCAAGTACAACTTATGTTTTCCATTAATTAGATGGAGTACTATGCAACGAGCAAATACCATAGCACGAATTCGTATATGCAATATAATGGCTGTTATTGCAATAATAGGTTTTATATGGGCTGTTGTGTCAGGGAAAAGGGAAGCAGCAGCTGGGAGACATGTGATAAGTGACAGAATGCTATGGTACGAGGAAGTAAAACAAAAGGGGATAGCTGAAGCTGAAgctaaaaagaaaattgaagagGAAGCAGCAGCTTTGGCTGCTGCAAAGTAATAATAAATCTAATGACAATCTAGAAACTCacttgcaatattttaaaatactttCTCAACTattttattataggatatagctTGCAATTTCTCAGTATTTAAGAGCAATAATGTGTACTatgatacattttttaaaatctttccaGTATAGAATGAAATGTACGTTGTacaataatgtaaaatatgaaGATTATGTTCTAAAGTAGATGTACATTGTTGAAACATATTTTCATGTTGTCACTTAATAAATATTCTATATGTGGATTAAGTATATGCATTATTTTAATTACTTCCATATAATCCTTTGGCAAATAGGAAGTGATTTGAATAATCTGATAGGTAATGAGATAAAAGTTGGCTCAATGGTGACTTTAACAAATAACGAATGCATGTAAACATTATGTTACAAATGTTTAATAAACTACAACCTTAAATGCAGTTGGGCTTATAATCAAACGCTCTCAACAATAATATTGTATGGAATTACCAGTATTATAATATTATGGGCCACTACTGGATGCTTTATAAAAGTTGCGGCATCTTTCATAATATATTTGAAGTGTTCGGTTTTTTACAACTTCTTCTACATTTAGCTCTGATTGCAACAAGCGCATAGTACTTTGTTCTTTCCTTAAAGTTTTAAGAAGTTGAGGAGTATTGTCACCATTATCCCGTTGGTCTTTTAATTTCTTCACTTTCTCTTTTGTAGCATTTAAACATTTTGTGATAGCCTGTTCTCTTTTAGCGTGTACCGTGTGAATCTGCTCATACAAATCTTTGCATGTTGCTGGTGTGTCAGTTTGAGCTTTGAAAGATTCTGTTGGTATTGTCGTATTTAGCatgtaaataattttgtcaTCAATTTGTCGCATTTTCTGCAATGCATCCTGAAACAAGACAATATTATATAGTAAATGATTTAAAGTATACTTGAGAAATATGTTTATgcgattaaatatttaaaaaaaaaaggtaacaaAGGcacaattatattaataattttttcgtaATGTTTAAATTACTGCCTATGTTTCATATTTCAGTTCTGTGAGGACTGTGTCGCAAGTACATGTGATAACCTAACCTCGTCAGATATTAATCATATTACTACACTACACAATacaaacaattcaaataatagATTTAATTCGTTCGTGAACTAGTTTTACAAAACATTTCTAATGGAACATTTCTACAACTGCAAAATATTACATAAATTGCGGTATATAACCTTAACTCAACATAAACTACATCGTTGCGCATGCATTGAAAAGATACGAAGTGTAATTTAAAGATATTGGTTTTACTAACACATATAGCATTCGTTAAATTCGGGTTTAATATCCTTTACgttattttcatttacaatagAAATACCTGAAACTGTAAAAAGTCACCGCATTCTACACTCATGGCTGCCATACTTGCTAGTGCATGCACACTGTCGTTCAATAATGCCTGTAACAGATAAACACAATAAGCAACAAGTAGATAATGTAGCTTAtcaattacaatttattttatagaatttattAACGATGCTTTGATCACTATGCATAGTACTCCATGAGCATGTATTGATGATGTATGTATGAAAGCCACAAATAAATTTGGTCGGTGGAcctttaattataaattataacaaacattttataataATCGTGTAGAGTACTTATCTCTCGAGGAGCCAAGAAGCTTGACCGTCCAAAAGAGAAGCATGATAGGATCAGGGGTCTGGTATATCGatgaaacaaattttaatagttttcaaaaccattttaaaatgtattcaaGTAGACATTTTCGAACTTCGAGGGCAGAAAGTAGAGGTGGAAGACTCCACATTGTGATAGGgccattttaattaaaaaataaatacggAACCACGTCGACAAATCAAGAAAACCGAGCGAACTAATTCAGATAAAATTTCGCGATTGAGAAGAATTTTCGAATTAATTTTAGAACGAATTCGTGTATGAATTTTTAGACGTTGGTGGGCTCATGTTAAAGGTGAAGGACCGCCCTTTATGACAGGGCTGATTTGGTTAAAAAGCAACAACAAAATCACATTGAAAATTTGATATAATCCCGCCGTCAGCTCGAATATCGAATATTTCTAATTGCgagaaatgattcttgccgaatCCTTCATAAGTCACCGTGCAATCGACGGCACGAATCATCTGCTtctgaaaatctgaaaatagcgccattcGACGTAGCGGCGAAACGCTCAAACTGGTAGACAAAATTACCAACGGTCGATAAAACTCACACGATTATAGATGGCGCTACCAGTAGTCTTCTAAAGGGTTATTAAACCGACGGTCGATAACCCGTTAGGATACCACTAGTGGCGCCACCTTTAGGCCAAGTGGTTTTATCGACCGGCGGTAATTTTGTCTacaagtttgagcgttttgccgctacgtcgAATGGCGCTATTTTGAGATTTTACGGAGCAGATGATTCGTGCCGCTGTTTTCACAGCGCCTTATGAGACATTCGGCAAACATTATTTGCACTGGTACAAACATGTACattgatatttttattacatcaaaTACAgtatagaaaaatagaaaatttgttaGCACTGTTGCTCCATTGTTTcaagttattacatttttatttgaaatcctAAGGTTTGCAGATCTTTGGCCATCGAAGTCTGCATTTCCAGAGGTAAAGTAATTAGGGGGCTTCGCGCAGGTCCAACTTCTATAGGTGTTAGGAGAAACATTGCGATCTTCATGCTCGCCACCCAGCTTCCTACAATTAGCATGAAGATTCTTataatgtacaattttttaccgtaatgtttaattttttaaggatCGTTTCCACGTGTTACCGTATTGTGTGATATCCATTACAGCTTTCGTTAATTTTGCTTGCATCTCCCTTGCTTTCGAAACATTTCCTCCTTTCCATTGTGCAAGAATTTCCTGCGAATATTCCGGCAACATGTTCAGTGTTGTCACTATGAACGAGTCCATTCCATCTGCGCTGCCTGCGTTAATTAACTGAAAGAAATTACAATTGCTTTTATTTGTTTCTGTTGTCTTTACCCATAGTCACTAAAGGGAATtaaataatcttttaaaattCTTTCCATTTAGGACAAAAGAAATCATCTTCTGAAATTGTTTCCTTCTTGAAGtgcaaaattgtttttaaaaattgttcgccgTTTGAGCACacgataaaaaatataatagagTCAACAAAAATCGCTTTGAAAAGTAATTTGTAACGTGTATTCACAAGAGGCAACAGGCGAAAAGATTATAGTACATTCGTACCATTTTGATCGATGTCTCAATAGGTATAATAAATACGTACCTGATCATTGCCGAGGAAAACTGTGTACTTCTTGTTGTCAGCATATAACGCTTGAATACCTTCGTCTAAGCTGGAGCTGGTGAATTTGATTCCCGCGAAATTTGGAATTTTGTCGCCAAGGGTTTCCAAAAATTGTCCCATATGAactgaaaatataataaaaatgaaagtacATTACACAATTTTCCTGTGTTTcgaaaaaatacatttaaatGTTACTCACCGTTAAC
This window harbors:
- the LOC143360190 gene encoding DDB1- and CUL4-associated factor 13; this translates as MKVKVLTRNPDDYLRETARDIHKIPRNYDPALHPFEAAREYTRALNAVKLDRVFAKPFIGNLEGHKDGVAILCKHPMELSTLVSGALDGEVKVWNLTQKTCERTILAHDGIIRGIVYGVNASHITTVGDDKTIKLWKTEKPLFGAEEEPINTIISKTMISGISHHRDQPIFATCGEACHLWEETRNEPIQTFKWGVDSLYDVKYNPVQSNLLAACASDRSIILYDARETGPLRKVFMRLRTNKLSWNPMEAVTFTCANEDYNLYTYDIRKLKTPINVHMDHVDAVIDVDYSPTGREFVTGSYDKSIRIFESNKGHSREIYHTKRMQRLTCVSWSLDNKYILSGSDEMNIRIWKSRASEKLGVLKPREKASLNYSDALKEKFAAHPQVKRIARHRQVPKHIYKAREELRTIREKSKRKEANRRTHSKPGTVPFVSEKEKHVVREDV
- the LOC143360217 gene encoding UPF0389 protein GA21628, with translation MFSARFLKQFKLPIRQLNTTSIRRKIPAGGEQPPKPVANEQPSKSAAATEQPTKATKSDTYSVLSNMHYVSNFDKRVLVWVKKYPSVDQIPRMVPWSTMQRANTIARIRICNIMAVIAIIGFIWAVVSGKREAAAGRHVISDRMLWYEEVKQKGIAEAEAKKKIEEEAAALAAAK
- the Ccdc58 gene encoding coiled-coil domain-containing 58 isoform X2, whose amino-acid sequence is MRQIDDKIIYMLNTTIPTESFKAQTDTPATCKDLYEQIHTVHAKREQAITKCLNATKEKVKKLKDQRDNGDNTPQLLKTLRKEQSTMRLLQSELNVEEVVKNRTLQIYYERCRNFYKASSSGP
- the Ccdc58 gene encoding coiled-coil domain-containing 58 isoform X1 gives rise to the protein MAAMSVECGDFLQFQDALQKMRQIDDKIIYMLNTTIPTESFKAQTDTPATCKDLYEQIHTVHAKREQAITKCLNATKEKVKKLKDQRDNGDNTPQLLKTLRKEQSTMRLLQSELNVEEVVKNRTLQIYYERCRNFYKASSSGP